From Spartinivicinus ruber, the proteins below share one genomic window:
- the tsaE gene encoding tRNA (adenosine(37)-N6)-threonylcarbamoyltransferase complex ATPase subunit type 1 TsaE: MVENITFVLANEAATVDFGKQLALAADGKGIFYLEGNLGAGKTTLCRGVLQALGHQGSVKSPTYTIVEPYELDEYKAYHFDLYRLGEPEELEFLGVRDYLLDDNLCLIEWPERGEGFLPQADLTVTLSYQGQGRTVKLAAHTEKGRQVCHRITNK; encoded by the coding sequence ATGGTTGAAAATATTACTTTTGTTCTGGCAAACGAAGCAGCAACCGTCGATTTTGGTAAGCAGCTTGCATTAGCTGCTGACGGTAAAGGTATTTTTTATTTAGAGGGTAATTTAGGGGCAGGAAAAACCACATTATGCCGTGGTGTGTTACAAGCATTGGGTCATCAAGGCTCAGTAAAAAGCCCTACCTACACCATTGTCGAGCCTTATGAGCTGGATGAGTATAAAGCTTACCATTTTGATTTATATCGGCTAGGAGAACCTGAAGAGCTGGAATTTTTAGGGGTAAGAGATTATTTGCTGGACGACAACTTATGTCTAATTGAATGGCCAGAAAGAGGGGAAGGTTTTTTGCCCCAGGCAGACCTTACTGTCACACTGAGTTATCAGGGGCAAGGGCGTACGGTCAAGCTTGCTGCTCACACTGAAAAAGGCCGACAGGTTTGTCACAGAATAACGAATAAATGA
- a CDS encoding N-acetylmuramoyl-L-alanine amidase, with the protein MRLSSLFVLIWFCLGVASSQAATVEGVRVWPAPDNTRLVFDLSGPIEHKVFKLENPDRLVIDLESASLSTSLDKLDVSKTPIARIRSGARNQRDLRVVLDLKQPLKPKSFVLKPNETYGNRLVIDLFNQIKTPARSVDQVAKATAPIGQRDVIIAIDAGHGGEDPGAVGFGRLREKDVVLSIARKLAYLLEQEPGFKPVLLRKGDYYIGLRRRTQMAREANADMFISVHADAFKNRRAYGASVFALSQRGATSETARWLASRENNADLIGGVGSVSLDDKDKVLAGVLLDLSMTASLTASLDVGSKVLRRIGGFNRLHKRHVEQAAFVVLKSPDIPSILVETGFISNPSESKKLANRSHQRQLARAIFSGIKEYFDDRPPPGTLLAARVSRDLTHYVIRRGDTLSTIAARHNVSVASIRRANKLAADVIREGQVLQIPN; encoded by the coding sequence ATGAGACTCAGTAGTCTTTTTGTTTTGATCTGGTTTTGCTTGGGGGTAGCAAGCAGTCAGGCGGCAACAGTTGAGGGGGTTCGGGTTTGGCCGGCACCTGACAATACTCGGCTGGTATTTGACCTGTCAGGCCCTATTGAGCACAAAGTATTTAAGCTGGAAAACCCTGATCGGCTGGTGATTGACTTAGAGTCAGCAAGCTTGAGCACATCTCTTGATAAACTGGATGTGAGTAAAACCCCTATTGCCAGGATTCGTTCAGGCGCTCGCAATCAGCGTGACCTTCGGGTGGTACTGGATTTAAAGCAGCCATTAAAACCAAAAAGCTTTGTGCTAAAGCCAAACGAAACCTATGGTAATCGGTTGGTCATTGATTTGTTCAATCAAATTAAAACCCCCGCAAGGTCTGTTGATCAAGTGGCCAAAGCGACTGCCCCTATTGGTCAGCGTGATGTCATCATAGCCATAGATGCTGGGCATGGTGGGGAGGACCCCGGCGCCGTTGGCTTTGGCCGATTGCGAGAAAAAGACGTGGTGCTTTCAATTGCCAGAAAGTTGGCGTACCTGTTGGAACAAGAACCTGGTTTTAAGCCGGTGTTGTTACGAAAAGGCGATTACTACATTGGCTTACGGCGCAGAACTCAAATGGCCAGAGAAGCCAACGCAGATATGTTTATTTCAGTTCATGCAGATGCCTTTAAAAACCGGCGTGCTTATGGTGCTTCTGTGTTTGCACTATCCCAGCGTGGTGCCACTTCAGAAACGGCTCGTTGGCTGGCCAGTCGGGAGAACAATGCTGACTTAATTGGTGGGGTTGGCAGCGTCAGTTTGGATGATAAAGACAAAGTGCTAGCAGGTGTGTTGTTAGATTTATCAATGACTGCCAGCTTAACCGCTAGCTTGGATGTAGGAAGTAAGGTATTAAGACGTATAGGAGGCTTTAATCGCTTACATAAACGGCATGTGGAGCAGGCAGCTTTTGTGGTGTTGAAGTCACCGGATATTCCTTCGATACTGGTGGAAACTGGCTTTATTTCAAACCCCTCTGAATCAAAAAAGCTGGCCAACAGGTCTCATCAACGGCAATTGGCTAGAGCGATTTTTTCAGGCATTAAAGAGTACTTTGATGATCGGCCACCACCAGGTACACTACTGGCTGCTCGAGTCAGTCGTGATCTTACTCATTACGTCATTCGCAGAGGGGACACCCTTTCTACCATTGCTGCTCGTCACAATGTATCGGTTGCCAGTATACGCCGAGCCAATAAATTGGCAGCTGATGTGATCCGTGAAGGGCAGGTGCTGCAAATTCCCAACTAA
- the mutL gene encoding DNA mismatch repair endonuclease MutL translates to MKRIQLLSTRLANQIAAGEVVERPASVAKELLENAIDAGANRVDVEVEQGGIKLLKVRDNGSGIMKDDLPLSLSRHATSKITELEDLEAVASLGFRGEALASISSVSRLTLTSAVKGQSSAWRVQTEGRDMQPVVAPSAHPVGTTVEVRDLFFNTPARRKFLKTEKTEFGHLEEVVKRLALSRFDVSFNLRHNQRTIHQLKVAKTQQEKDRRVAQACGPEFIENAVCLDVESAGMRLWGWVGLPTYSRSQADLQYFFVNGRVIRDKLVSHAVRQAYRDVLYNGRHPTFVLYLSVDPATVDVNVHPTKHEVRFRDSRTVHNFLFSTLHHALAEVRPGDQLSSTVQPSAIETRSSASTGAEAGEFKQQEQIRFNQPAASQSIFGSQPQTYSQQPNRYQVAEQLAGYGKLAEAADEIIAAQPGVLSEPIVDAGSEHNEPEIPPLGYALAQLKGIYILAENQHGLVLVDMHAAHERITYERMKQSYQAEGIKCQPVLVPESMAVSQREADCAEEFQSLFASLGFELLRMGPETVVVKAIPALLKQANVSQLVHEVLSDLLEHGTSDRIQAHINEILATIACHGSVRANRKLTHPEMNALLRDMEQTERSGQCNHGRPTWTQLSLAELDKLFLRGR, encoded by the coding sequence ATGAAACGAATTCAATTATTAAGTACTCGCTTAGCTAACCAGATTGCGGCTGGTGAGGTTGTGGAAAGGCCTGCATCAGTTGCTAAAGAGTTGTTGGAAAATGCCATTGATGCCGGTGCGAACCGAGTTGATGTTGAAGTAGAGCAAGGTGGTATAAAGCTGCTTAAAGTGCGCGACAATGGCTCTGGCATAATGAAAGATGACTTGCCATTATCGCTAAGTCGCCATGCCACCAGTAAAATTACTGAGCTTGAAGACCTTGAGGCGGTTGCCAGTCTTGGTTTTAGAGGAGAGGCACTGGCAAGCATCAGCTCGGTTTCCCGATTAACGTTGACCTCTGCAGTTAAAGGCCAATCCAGTGCCTGGCGTGTGCAAACTGAAGGACGGGATATGCAGCCAGTGGTTGCGCCTTCTGCTCATCCGGTGGGCACTACGGTTGAAGTTCGGGATTTGTTTTTTAATACCCCGGCCCGACGGAAGTTTCTCAAAACAGAAAAAACTGAGTTTGGTCATTTGGAAGAAGTGGTCAAACGGTTAGCCTTAAGTCGCTTTGATGTCAGTTTTAATTTGCGTCATAACCAGCGTACTATTCATCAGCTTAAAGTAGCTAAAACCCAGCAAGAAAAAGATCGCAGGGTGGCTCAGGCCTGTGGCCCTGAATTTATTGAAAATGCCGTTTGCTTGGATGTTGAGTCTGCTGGAATGCGTTTATGGGGTTGGGTAGGGTTGCCCACTTATTCTCGTAGTCAGGCTGACTTACAGTACTTCTTTGTAAATGGTCGGGTGATTCGTGATAAGTTGGTGAGTCATGCAGTTCGTCAGGCCTATCGAGATGTGCTCTATAATGGGCGACACCCAACCTTTGTTTTGTATTTGAGCGTTGATCCTGCCACAGTCGATGTTAATGTTCATCCAACCAAGCATGAAGTACGGTTTCGAGATAGTCGCACTGTCCATAATTTCTTGTTCAGTACATTGCATCATGCATTAGCTGAAGTACGCCCTGGCGATCAGCTATCTTCTACTGTTCAGCCATCAGCTATTGAGACTCGTTCAAGTGCTTCTACAGGCGCTGAAGCGGGTGAGTTTAAACAGCAAGAGCAAATCCGTTTTAATCAGCCTGCAGCTAGTCAGTCGATTTTTGGTAGTCAGCCTCAAACATACTCTCAACAACCTAATAGGTATCAAGTAGCTGAACAGCTGGCGGGTTATGGGAAGCTGGCCGAAGCTGCAGATGAAATTATTGCAGCACAGCCAGGGGTTTTATCGGAGCCTATAGTCGATGCTGGAAGTGAGCATAATGAGCCAGAAATACCACCATTGGGTTACGCATTAGCACAGCTAAAAGGAATTTATATTCTGGCTGAAAATCAACATGGCCTTGTGCTGGTAGATATGCATGCAGCTCATGAGCGAATTACTTATGAGAGGATGAAGCAGTCTTATCAGGCTGAAGGAATAAAGTGCCAGCCAGTATTGGTGCCAGAATCCATGGCAGTGAGCCAACGAGAAGCGGACTGTGCAGAGGAGTTCCAATCACTATTTGCCAGCCTTGGTTTTGAGCTGCTCCGGATGGGGCCAGAAACGGTGGTGGTTAAAGCTATTCCAGCACTGTTGAAGCAGGCTAATGTCAGTCAGCTTGTCCATGAAGTGTTGTCTGATTTGCTGGAGCATGGTACCAGTGATCGGATTCAAGCACATATCAATGAAATTTTAGCCACCATAGCTTGTCATGGCTCGGTGCGGGCTAATCGAAAACTCACTCACCCTGAAATGAATGCGCTGCTTCGAGACATGGAGCAAACTGAGCGTAGTGGTCAGTGCAACCATGGCCGACCGACTTGGACTCAGCTTTCTTTAGCAGAATTAGATAAGCTGTTTTTGAGAGGGCGTTAA
- the miaA gene encoding tRNA (adenosine(37)-N6)-dimethylallyltransferase MiaA translates to MGPTASGKTDLAIEIAKHLPCELISVDSALVYKGMDIGTAKPAPEILAEYPHHLIDIKDPAEPYSAADFRSDTLQLIADIVARKKIPLLVGGTMLYFKALKDGLAEMPAADDAIRQQIMAEASQHGWAYIHAQLAAVDPKSAQRIHPNDPQRLQRALEVYQSSGKTMTQYRQEQQLQQLSFPYRVISMAVAPQERKVLHQRIEKRFLQMVDQGLLAEVEALRERSDLNPNLPSIRSVGYRQAWEYLAGELSYEEMIEKGIVATRQLAKRQFTWLRSWPGLHWFDSLDQDLTAQALKFLEQELI, encoded by the coding sequence ATGGGGCCAACGGCATCGGGTAAAACTGATTTAGCAATAGAAATAGCGAAGCATCTACCCTGTGAGTTAATTAGTGTAGATTCGGCTCTGGTATACAAGGGAATGGATATTGGGACAGCAAAGCCAGCCCCTGAAATATTAGCTGAGTATCCACATCATTTAATTGATATAAAAGATCCTGCAGAACCTTATTCTGCTGCTGATTTTCGTTCTGATACATTGCAATTAATAGCAGACATTGTTGCCAGAAAAAAAATACCTTTACTGGTTGGTGGCACCATGCTTTATTTTAAAGCGCTTAAAGATGGGCTTGCGGAAATGCCTGCTGCTGATGACGCAATTAGACAACAGATTATGGCTGAAGCGAGCCAACATGGATGGGCTTATATTCATGCCCAATTAGCAGCAGTTGACCCTAAATCTGCGCAACGGATTCATCCAAATGACCCGCAAAGGTTGCAGCGGGCGCTAGAGGTTTATCAAAGCTCTGGCAAAACCATGACTCAGTATCGTCAGGAACAGCAACTTCAACAGCTGAGTTTTCCCTACCGGGTTATTAGTATGGCAGTTGCGCCACAAGAACGGAAAGTTTTACATCAGCGGATAGAAAAGCGGTTTTTACAGATGGTTGACCAGGGATTGTTGGCAGAGGTAGAGGCCCTTCGGGAACGCTCTGACCTTAACCCTAACTTGCCTTCTATTCGCTCAGTAGGGTATCGCCAGGCTTGGGAGTATCTGGCGGGGGAACTAAGCTATGAAGAGATGATCGAAAAAGGCATTGTTGCTACACGTCAGCTGGCGAAGCGTCAATTTACCTGGTTACGCAGTTGGCCTGGGCTCCATTGGTTCGACAGCCTTGATCAGGATTTAACTGCTCAGGCCTTGAAATTTCTGGAGCAGGAACTTATATAG
- the hfq gene encoding RNA chaperone Hfq has product MSKGHSLQDPYLNVLRKDRIPVSIYLVNGIKLQGQIESFDQFVILLKNTVSQMVYKHAISTVVPTRAVRLPMQGQEQSGEPGNN; this is encoded by the coding sequence ATGTCAAAAGGGCATTCTCTACAAGACCCTTACTTGAACGTGTTGCGCAAAGACCGTATACCTGTTTCCATTTATCTGGTTAATGGTATTAAGCTACAAGGGCAAATTGAGTCATTTGACCAGTTTGTTATTTTGCTGAAAAACACCGTCAGCCAGATGGTATATAAACATGCTATTTCTACAGTGGTTCCCACCCGTGCCGTTAGATTACCAATGCAAGGGCAGGAGCAAAGTGGCGAGCCTGGTAATAATTAA
- the hflX gene encoding ribosome rescue GTPase HflX, with protein sequence MFFERHQGGEQAVLVHPELVSDQDREDPREFKELVSSAGANPVAFLTIPKQQPNPKYLVGTGKLEEIRHQVKSHKAELVIFNHALSPSQERNLEKELQCRVLDRTGLILDIFAQRARTHEGKLQVELAQLQHMSTRLVRGWTHLERQKGGIGLRGPGETQLETDRRLLRARIKSITKRLDKVRKQRDQGRRARKRAEVPSISFVGYTNAGKSTLFNYLTSAEVYAADQLFATLDPTLRKIKVPDLGPVVLADTVGFIRHLPHKLVEAFRATLEETVMADLLIHVVDVSDPNYQDNIEQVEAVLEEIGANELPCLQVYNKIDQLSDVRPRVDYNEKGVPTRVWLSAQQGNGTELLIKAIAEQMGDQLVQQTITLTPQQSRLRAQFYELGAVQSETVDAAGNTLVKIRMPKQDYDRLLGRSGVSPEALLLATH encoded by the coding sequence TTGTTTTTTGAACGCCATCAAGGTGGCGAGCAAGCGGTATTGGTACATCCTGAGTTAGTCAGTGATCAAGATAGGGAAGACCCCCGTGAATTTAAAGAGCTTGTCAGCTCTGCGGGGGCAAACCCAGTAGCCTTTCTAACCATCCCCAAGCAGCAGCCTAATCCAAAGTATTTAGTTGGTACCGGTAAACTTGAAGAAATTCGTCATCAGGTTAAAAGCCATAAAGCTGAACTGGTGATTTTTAACCATGCACTCAGCCCCTCTCAGGAGCGTAATCTGGAAAAAGAATTACAGTGTCGAGTACTTGATCGTACTGGACTGATTCTGGATATTTTTGCCCAGCGTGCACGCACCCACGAAGGAAAGCTGCAGGTCGAGTTGGCTCAATTGCAGCACATGAGTACTCGCTTGGTTAGAGGCTGGACCCACTTGGAAAGACAAAAAGGTGGTATTGGTTTACGGGGGCCTGGTGAAACTCAGTTAGAAACAGACCGACGCTTGCTTCGCGCAAGAATTAAGTCAATTACCAAGCGTCTCGATAAGGTTCGTAAGCAGCGAGACCAAGGGCGCAGAGCCCGAAAAAGAGCGGAAGTACCCAGTATCTCGTTTGTTGGTTATACCAACGCAGGTAAGTCGACTTTATTTAATTATTTAACTTCAGCAGAAGTTTATGCGGCTGACCAGTTATTTGCCACACTGGATCCAACATTAAGAAAAATTAAAGTGCCTGATTTAGGTCCTGTTGTTTTAGCTGATACGGTAGGTTTTATTCGGCATTTGCCGCATAAGTTGGTAGAAGCATTTAGAGCAACTTTAGAAGAAACCGTAATGGCTGATCTGTTAATTCATGTAGTTGATGTTAGTGACCCTAATTATCAGGATAACATTGAACAGGTTGAAGCGGTTTTAGAAGAAATCGGTGCTAATGAGTTGCCTTGCCTTCAGGTATACAACAAGATTGACCAATTATCTGATGTACGGCCACGAGTGGATTATAATGAAAAAGGTGTACCCACCAGGGTTTGGTTATCTGCTCAACAAGGCAATGGCACAGAGTTACTAATCAAGGCAATTGCTGAGCAGATGGGGGATCAGCTGGTTCAGCAAACAATTACCTTAACGCCTCAGCAAAGTCGTTTAAGAGCACAGTTCTATGAGCTGGGGGCGGTGCAATCTGAGACAGTAGATGCTGCGGGTAATACGCTAGTAAAAATCAGAATGCCTAAGCAAGACTACGACAGGTTGTTAGGTCGCTCAGGAGTGAGTCCTGAAGCGTTATTATTGGCAACTCATTAA
- the hflK gene encoding FtsH protease activity modulator HflK: MAWNEPGGNGNDKDPWGSGGKRGNNNQGPPDLDEAFRKLNEKIGSLFGGKGGGQGGSRSSGSGAGGIFPLAFVLLGILYFWNAAFTVDEKEQVVILRFGEYKETVGPGLHFYFPPIDSKYQENVTELRTYNVRQKMLTEDENIVEVSLSVQYNVSNLKDYVLEIADPISTLEQATQSALRHVVGTSKMHSVLTEGRSLIATEVAERLQTYVNDYKSGLYISKVNVESTQPPREVQAAFDDVIRAREDRERVQNKAIAYRNAIIPQAKGKSKRIEEEAQAYKAEIIAKANGETARFKQVLVEYQKAPEITRSRMYIEAIQDVLGETNKVIVDVEGGNNLMYLPLDKLMGANSASASSLGQPGLTQQEMNEIADKVADQLRKRTSSSRTGRVAR; encoded by the coding sequence ATGGCCTGGAACGAACCGGGTGGTAACGGAAATGATAAAGATCCCTGGGGCAGCGGGGGGAAACGTGGTAATAATAACCAGGGCCCTCCTGATCTGGATGAAGCTTTCCGTAAATTAAATGAAAAAATTGGCAGCCTGTTTGGTGGTAAAGGGGGCGGCCAGGGCGGCAGTAGGTCGTCTGGCTCAGGTGCTGGCGGAATTTTTCCATTAGCATTTGTTTTGCTTGGCATTTTATATTTTTGGAATGCTGCTTTTACCGTAGATGAAAAAGAGCAAGTGGTTATTTTGCGTTTTGGTGAGTACAAAGAAACCGTAGGGCCTGGCTTGCACTTTTATTTTCCTCCTATTGACTCAAAATATCAGGAAAATGTGACTGAGCTGCGTACCTACAATGTAAGACAGAAGATGCTGACTGAAGACGAAAATATCGTCGAGGTGTCTTTGTCCGTTCAGTACAACGTTTCCAATCTGAAAGACTATGTGCTGGAAATTGCCGACCCAATTAGTACTTTAGAACAGGCAACACAAAGTGCTTTACGGCATGTGGTGGGTACTTCAAAAATGCACTCGGTTTTAACCGAAGGCCGTAGCCTTATTGCTACTGAAGTAGCAGAAAGGCTTCAGACATATGTGAATGACTATAAGTCTGGTCTTTATATCAGCAAGGTCAACGTAGAAAGTACTCAGCCACCCCGAGAAGTACAAGCTGCGTTTGATGATGTGATTCGTGCTAGGGAAGACCGTGAGCGGGTGCAAAACAAGGCAATTGCATACCGTAATGCGATTATTCCCCAAGCAAAGGGTAAAAGTAAGCGGATAGAAGAAGAGGCTCAGGCTTATAAAGCAGAAATAATTGCTAAGGCAAATGGTGAAACTGCTCGCTTCAAGCAAGTGTTGGTTGAGTACCAAAAAGCGCCAGAAATTACCCGCAGCCGGATGTATATAGAAGCTATCCAAGACGTGTTAGGTGAAACCAACAAAGTCATTGTTGATGTAGAAGGTGGTAACAACCTGATGTATTTGCCACTTGATAAACTGATGGGAGCTAACTCAGCTTCTGCCTCTTCATTAGGTCAGCCTGGGCTTACCCAGCAAGAAATGAATGAGATTGCTGACAAAGTAGCGGACCAATTGCGTAAGCGTACTTCTTCTAGCCGGACGGGGAGGGTTGCAAGATGA
- the hflC gene encoding protease modulator HflC: MTGKSLATIIIALAIVIVGWESAYIVSERERAVVLRFGQVKKPDVPAGLHFKFPFIDKVKIFDGRLLTLDAAQERFFTQEKKALVVDSFVKWRIADVQRFYTATSGNIVQANRLLAQLIESGLRNLIAQCELKEVVSGKPNMKKRSRFKCAQETLVLDNTAVQLASGVEVKIEEQKASQKQQAASSTPEEEPADLRDRLIFSIKKSLNEQVKIKEKYGIEIVDVRFKRIDLPEQVSDSVYERMVTEREKEAQEIRSYGKQKAEEIRAEADRERRELLAKAYQIAEQLRGEGDQEAAATYAEAYGSNQEFYNFYRSLQAYRQAFKQQGDIMVLKPDSDFFKYLKAPNGAANTSSAVSSQ, from the coding sequence ATGACAGGTAAAAGCTTAGCAACCATTATTATTGCGCTGGCTATTGTTATTGTTGGCTGGGAGTCTGCTTATATTGTTAGTGAGCGTGAGCGAGCAGTGGTTCTGCGGTTTGGGCAGGTAAAAAAACCGGACGTACCTGCTGGCTTGCACTTTAAATTTCCTTTTATTGATAAAGTGAAAATTTTTGATGGTCGATTACTGACATTAGATGCGGCGCAAGAGCGCTTTTTTACTCAAGAAAAAAAGGCGTTAGTGGTTGACTCTTTTGTGAAATGGCGAATTGCTGATGTGCAGCGCTTTTATACAGCAACATCTGGCAATATTGTTCAGGCAAATCGACTGCTGGCACAATTAATTGAATCTGGCTTACGTAACTTAATTGCTCAATGCGAGCTGAAAGAAGTGGTTTCAGGTAAGCCTAATATGAAAAAGCGCTCTCGTTTTAAGTGTGCTCAAGAAACTTTGGTGCTTGATAACACTGCTGTTCAGCTGGCTTCTGGAGTTGAGGTTAAAATAGAGGAGCAAAAAGCTTCTCAAAAACAACAAGCAGCTTCTAGTACGCCTGAAGAGGAGCCTGCAGATCTGCGTGATCGGTTGATTTTCAGTATTAAAAAGAGCCTGAATGAGCAGGTTAAAATCAAAGAAAAGTATGGTATTGAAATCGTTGATGTACGCTTCAAGCGTATTGATTTACCAGAGCAGGTCAGTGACTCTGTTTATGAGCGGATGGTAACTGAAAGGGAAAAAGAAGCTCAGGAGATTCGCTCTTATGGTAAGCAAAAGGCAGAAGAGATTCGTGCAGAAGCAGATCGTGAACGCCGTGAGTTGCTGGCGAAGGCTTACCAAATAGCAGAGCAGTTGCGAGGTGAAGGTGATCAGGAGGCCGCTGCCACCTATGCAGAAGCCTACGGCAGTAATCAAGAGTTTTATAACTTTTATCGTAGTCTGCAAGCTTATCGCCAAGCGTTTAAACAGCAGGGTGATATTATGGTGTTAAAGCCTGATAGTGATTTCTTTAAGTACTTAAAAGCACCTAATGGGGCGGCAAATACTTCCAGTGCAGTAAGTAGTCAGTAA
- a CDS encoding DUF2065 domain-containing protein, translating into MSFWHELLVAFCLMLVIEGIIPFLYPNRWRDLVAKLATFEDRQLRLAGLISMLVGTGLLYLVNS; encoded by the coding sequence ATGAGTTTTTGGCACGAGTTATTAGTTGCATTTTGCCTGATGTTGGTGATTGAGGGGATAATCCCTTTCTTATATCCCAACCGTTGGCGAGACTTAGTGGCAAAGTTAGCAACCTTTGAGGATCGCCAGTTACGATTGGCAGGCTTGATCAGCATGTTAGTAGGAACTGGTTTGTTATATCTAGTTAACTCGTAA
- a CDS encoding ATP phosphoribosyltransferase regulatory subunit, producing the protein MTVADRWLLPDGIDEVLPPAAMQIEQLRRQLLDLYHCWGYDLVIPPHLEYLESLQAGAGHDLDLQTFKIIDQLTGRLLGLRADTTPSVARMDAHTLKREGPVRLCYAGSVFHTKPCSLAASRSPIQVGAELYGHSGIASDVEVISLLLETLNSLNIQNVYLDMGHVGIFRGLVAQAQLSEERQQELFDILQRKDATELTSFVANYVDDVDVANMLLALPELAGDFDALNQARKVLSNANENVHNAIRTLEQVGLAIHQFSPSLSIYFDLCELRGYNYHTGILFAAYVPGQGQAVAQGGRYDGIGKVFGRSRPATGFSSDLKVLLDLITPVEPADNAIWAPIDVTLEVIQALRAQGERVIRELPDQIQQPKEMGCNRTMQLIDGNWQVVAL; encoded by the coding sequence ATGACAGTTGCAGATCGTTGGTTATTGCCGGACGGTATAGATGAAGTGTTACCGCCTGCAGCAATGCAAATTGAACAGCTAAGGCGTCAACTCCTAGACCTATACCATTGCTGGGGATATGACCTGGTTATTCCTCCTCACCTTGAATACCTGGAATCCCTCCAAGCTGGGGCAGGTCATGACCTTGACTTACAAACCTTTAAAATAATTGATCAGCTGACAGGCCGTTTATTAGGGCTTCGTGCGGATACTACGCCTTCTGTAGCAAGAATGGATGCTCATACTTTGAAACGGGAGGGTCCTGTCAGGCTTTGTTATGCAGGCAGTGTATTTCATACTAAGCCTTGCTCTCTTGCAGCTTCGCGTAGTCCTATTCAGGTGGGTGCAGAGCTTTATGGGCATAGTGGCATAGCCAGTGATGTTGAGGTTATTAGTTTATTGTTAGAGACACTCAACAGCTTAAATATCCAAAATGTTTATTTGGATATGGGCCATGTGGGTATTTTTCGTGGTTTAGTGGCCCAAGCTCAACTATCTGAAGAACGTCAGCAAGAATTATTTGATATTTTACAGCGTAAAGATGCTACGGAGTTAACTAGCTTTGTGGCTAATTATGTTGATGATGTTGATGTTGCCAATATGTTATTGGCGCTGCCTGAGTTAGCAGGTGATTTTGATGCTTTAAATCAGGCAAGAAAAGTTTTATCGAATGCCAATGAAAACGTGCACAACGCTATTCGCACACTTGAACAAGTGGGCTTAGCTATTCATCAATTTAGCCCGTCATTATCTATTTATTTCGATCTCTGTGAATTAAGAGGTTATAACTACCATACTGGGATTTTATTTGCGGCTTATGTTCCAGGTCAGGGGCAGGCAGTAGCTCAAGGTGGTCGCTATGATGGAATAGGTAAGGTTTTTGGGCGCTCTCGCCCTGCAACTGGGTTTAGTTCTGATTTGAAAGTATTACTTGATTTAATAACGCCAGTTGAGCCTGCTGATAATGCTATTTGGGCACCTATTGATGTGACACTGGAAGTTATTCAGGCATTACGAGCCCAAGGAGAAAGGGTAATCAGAGAACTGCCTGATCAAATTCAGCAGCCAAAAGAGATGGGCTGCAACCGAACAATGCAGCTTATCGATGGCAACTGGCAAGTGGTTGCACTGTAA